Proteins encoded together in one Camelina sativa cultivar DH55 chromosome 9, Cs, whole genome shotgun sequence window:
- the LOC104712211 gene encoding LOW QUALITY PROTEIN: UDP-glycosyltransferase 76F1-like (The sequence of the model RefSeq protein was modified relative to this genomic sequence to represent the inferred CDS: inserted 1 base in 1 codon), whose translation MEERKGRRIIMFPLPFPGHFNPMIELAEIFHHRGFSVTILHTSYNFPDPSRRPHFTFRAIPHNKEGEEDDPLSQSETSSMDLIALIRXLKQSYAEPFRQSLVAEVGVGETVCCLVSDAIWGRNTAVVAEEIGVRRVVLRTGGAASFCAFAAFPLLRDKGYLPIQDSTLDEPVTELPPLKVKDLPIIETKEPEDLYRVVNDMVEGAKLSSGVIWNTFEDLERFSLMYCNSKLQVPFFPIGPFHKHRDDLPPKTKNKEDCKTTEWLNKKDPQSVVYASFGSLAAIEEKEFLEIAWGLRNSERPFLWVVRPGSVRGSEWLESLPCGFVENFGDKGKIVKWANQLEVLAHPSVGAFWTHCGWNSTLESISEGVPMICTPCFSDQHVNARYIVDVWRVGLVLERSKMERKEIEKVIRSVMMENGDGLKERSLELKEKANICLSEEGSSSKYLDKLVSHVLSFGSYAFAS comes from the exons AtggaagagagaaaagggaggAGAATAATCATGTTCCCTCTACCGTTTCCGGGACACTTTAACCCGATGATTGAGCTTGCTGAAATATTCCACCACCGTGGCTTCTCCGTAACGATCCTCCACACTTCCTACAACTTCCCCGATCCTTCTCGCCGCCCACACTTCACTTTTCGAGCCATCCCTCACaacaaagaaggagaagaagatgacccTCTCTCCCAATCAGAAACTTCGAGTATGGACCTCATCGCCCTCATTC AGTTGAAACAAAGTTACGCCGAGCCGTTTCGTCAGTCTCTGGTGGCGGAGGTAGGAGTAGGAGAGACGGTGTGTTGTTTGGTCTCCGACGCTATATGGGGGAGGAACACGGCCGTTGTAGCGGAAGAGATAGGTGTTCGTAGAGTGGTGTTGAGAACAGGTGGTGCGGCGTCGTTTTGTGCTTTTGCCGCTTTCCCTCTCCTTCGAGATAAGGGTTACCTCCCTATACAAG ATTCTACATTAGATGAGCCAGTGACAGAGCTTCCACCTTTGAAAGTGAAGGATCTTCCGATAATAGAAACGAAAGAGCCGGAGGACCTTTACCGGGTAGTTAACGACATGGTGGAAGGAGCCAAATTATCTTCAGGAGTCATATGGAACACATTTGAAGATCTTGAAAGATTCTCACTCATGTATTGTAACAGCAAGTTACAAGTTCCGTTTTTTCCTATCGGACCATTTCACAAACATAGGGACGACCTTCCACCTAAGACAAAGAACAAGGAAGACTGTAAAACAACCGAATGGCTCAACAAGAAAGACCCACAATCTGTGGTATATGCGAGTTTTGGAAGCCTCGCAGCTATAGAAGAGAAGGAGTTTCTTGAGATTGCTTGGGGTCTAAGAAACAGCGAACGACCCTTTTTGTGGGTAGTTAGGCCGGGGTCTGTCCGAGGGAGCGAGTGGCTCGAATCATTGCCTTGTGGGTTTGTCGAGAACTTTGGAGATAAGGGAAAAATTGTGAAATGGGCGAACCAGTTAGAAGTATTGGCGCATCCTTCGGTTGGAGCATTTTGGACGcactgtggatggaactcgacACTTGAGAGCATATCTGAAGGTGTTCCAATGATATGTACGCCGTGTTTCTCGGACCAGCATGTGAACGCGAGGTACATTGTTGATGTATGGCGAGTCGGACTGGTGTTAGAGAGAAGTAAGATGGAAAGGAAGGAGATTGAGAAGGTGATAAGAAGTGTAATGATGGAGAATGGAGATGGATTGAAAGAGAGGTCTTTggagttgaaagagaaagctAACATTTGCTTAAGCGAAGAGGGGTCTTCTTCCAAGTATCTAGACAAACTTGTAAGTCATGTCCTGTCTTTTGGTTCTTATGCTTTTGCAAGTTAG
- the LOC104715688 gene encoding nucleoside diphosphate kinase 1-like, with protein sequence MSVVMILGYGICVLRFVLCVGLKMISVERSFAEKHYADLSSKPFFNGLVDYIVSGPVVAMIWEGKNVVLTGRKIIGATNPAAAESGTIHGDYAIDIGRNVIHGSDAVESAQKEIALWFPDGPVNWQSSVHPWVYES encoded by the exons ATGTCTGTGGTTATG ATTTTGGGTTATGGTATATGTGTCTTAAGATTTGTGTTGTGTGTAGGTCTGAAGATGATCAGTGTAGAGCGCTCTTTTGCTGAGAAGCACTACGCCGACTTGTCATCAAAGCCTTTCTTCAATGGTCTTGTTGACTACATTGTGTCCGGACCTGTTGTTGCTATGATCTGGGAAGGAAAGAATGTTGTCTTGACCGGACGTAAGATCATTGGAGCTACAAACCCCGCTGCTGCTGAGTCTGGAACTATCCATGGGGACTATGCAATTGACATTGGAAGGAACGTGATCCATGGAAGTGACGCTGTCGAGAGTGCACAGAAGGAGATTGCTTTGTGGTTCCCTGATGGTCCTGTCAACTGGCAGAGCAGCGTTCACCCTTGGGTCTATGAATCATGA